A genomic region of Leptotrichia hofstadii contains the following coding sequences:
- a CDS encoding Dps family protein yields MSKTVEKLNLYLANLNVLYRKVQNYHWNIVGAGFFAVHEKLEEYYDAINEQIDDVAERILSIGGRPLGTLKDYLKITTIKEAENKEISIPEAVADVKKEFEAMLKLAKEVKEAADEENDYGTSALVDEYISTYEKNLWMLNAYLK; encoded by the coding sequence ATGTCAAAAACAGTTGAAAAATTAAATCTTTACTTAGCTAACTTGAATGTGCTTTACAGAAAAGTCCAAAATTACCACTGGAACATTGTTGGTGCTGGATTCTTTGCTGTTCATGAAAAATTGGAAGAATATTATGATGCGATAAATGAACAAATTGACGATGTAGCTGAGAGAATTTTGTCAATAGGAGGTCGTCCTTTAGGAACATTAAAAGACTACTTGAAAATTACAACTATTAAGGAAGCTGAAAATAAGGAAATTTCTATTCCAGAAGCAGTAGCTGATGTGAAAAAAGAATTTGAAGCAATGTTAAAATTAGCGAAGGAAGTAAAAGAAGCGGCTGATGAAGAAAACGACTACGGAACATCTGCATTAGTTGACGAATATATCAGTACATACGAAAAAAACTTATGGATGTTAAACGCATATTTAAAATAA